gctaaatattatattataaaatatatatacatacatacatatatatttatatatacaataatCTAATCAATTATTGCATTCTTTTAAAATAGACACACATAtacttattaatattattacttcagaaattatttatattatattttaattagaataataacgttttggtaaattttataaagagatTATGAAATGAAAAGTGAATTATAGAGTGGTAAAGCTGTATAGTCAAAACACAATACTATTCCAAAACTTATGTACATGTAATGAGTTAAAAGCTAATAAATAATGAATGTTTTTACTATTCTTTCATTagtattttaactcattattttaacaaggtGATGACATTGTAGGCAAGTACTTCCACACTCGCTTACAAaaagggagttaaagaagtgcTTGTACATttacttacaaagaagttgtttaatatttgttttgtttcttttttaataataaaaagaaacagcGAGAATACGAACCATGGTTTGTAAGTCTAAACTTTAACGGGCAGTAAGTAAAACTTTAGACTCCAAAGTTTTACTTACTACgcgttaaataatattttcgcgtacaaatttaatttttttgtgaacagATTCTTGTTCTACTCGGATTCACCTTTCTGAAAAATAATATCGCTTCccatgtatttatttttgtcgcatagatttataatatttatcgaAAACGCTTTTACACGTATAAAAGTGAATtaaaatataaccatgaaactGTGGTTAATTGAACATAGTTTTTTACACCCTTCACCACTATAGTGaaggagggtattatgcgtttgtgatgATTTTTGTAACGCACTAAAGTATTGGTTTTACACCAACCTTTgggtataccgatcgactcagaatgaCTTCGCGAGtcgattttattatatttattccaTCCGACCGACCTTTAATGAAAACATCACACATGAGAGAGAAGAATAGCAATGAAAAATGTTATTGTCGTACACAGAAGGAAAAAAAGTGGTAAGCTCACGGATAATTGTCAATTAAAGGCCTgtacaagacaacaataatgcaacaatttgctaaaaaaatttgtgttctTATGATAACGCacacaatattttttgacaaattgtCGCTGCCAAGCCGGCTAATAAAATGACATTTTCAACCATTATATACATTTGGCTACAACAGCCAAATGTCGTTACATAATTTCCTACGAGGGGACCATGAGGCTGTAACACTATTATGTCGTAATTAGAATGTCTAAATCGTATTCTAATATCTTAGATCatacatttattaatattactaTCTAACGAACCAGTAACGGTTCATTAGTGGTTTatcattacatttttattataaaacatatttcaattacatatttcctaaaatcaattttatttttattatttactacaGCTACTGGCAGCGGTATTAATAGGATTCGGTATATATGTAATCCTAACGTACGAAACAGATGAAATGGCCTCAATAGCATCATACGCTTATATGGGAGTCGGGGTTTCCGTGATTGTGGTTTTACTCTTCCTAACCATTGGGGCGGCTAgagaaaatgtttgttgtaCTATAACGGtgagttttgtattaaaatatataaataaattgctgtatatatttttattcttgaacatctgtttaataaaaaaattatataatttattgatttatatttaaaaataatgtagaaattatttcaattgaatataatatattttttccagttCATTATACTGATGATTGTGGTCATACTTGCACAAGTAGTTGTTACATTTCTTTTAactaaaagtaaagaaaacatttcCTCAAACTTATCAAATACTTTAGATAATACATGGGACGATGAGATAAAAAATCCTGGTGCTATGTCACACTATGAATCAtgggtaaaaataaaaatgttttatcgtTAATATCTAAAtgattatgttttgtttatttttcagtttaagTGTTGCGGTCGTGCCAGTCCTCAAGATTATATTGTTAATGGACGTTTACCTCCAAATAGCTGTTTCGAAAATAACGATTCCTCGATACCAGAAAATCTCATCGAGTCAGGCTGTCGTATTAAATTTGATCAGTACTGGACAAATTTACTAAATATCTTTAATATTGTTGCTTGGGTTTTAATAGGTTTAGAGGTGAGTGCGAAAGTATAGCGGTCAAACTTCTCTACACCAGACGTTGATCGTAAACAGTGTTTCCCGGTTAGCTTTTTGAGGctaagtttaaatgtttttatttattattctgcTTCCAAATCTATGATTTTTCTTCTTTACCTCTTCTACCCactaacttaaatttttacagattaaaaaataataaccccATCATATggtgttaatattaaaattttgaaaatctgttatatataaatctatattcacaaaaataatagaaataataacCATTTATATGTAGAAAGAGCCAGATATCGATATTACAGATTATTACACAGATATTTCTCAATATAAGAAACGCTTTTAGGGCAATTTCTAAAACCATTTAAATTGAGCCCAAAATTTAGCCGCCAcaggtaatttttataataagccCGATGTCTATTATTTTGCATGAGCTTCTATTTCTGGTGAGGAGTGTATATTTCTCCTCCTTTCAACCTAGACATCTAAATGTGAACATTTTcgcttttttaaatatgtaaaggGTTTTTAATCAGTATCAGTCTTAGAAAAATTAACGGGAGCAGTCTTATTCCGCATTAATTTCAATCGGTAAATTTTAAAGCGCAACCGGTTATGTTGCATATCCGACGAAATGACTATCGGATGGCCGATGTTACTTTATCGATCCGTTACCCACTGAACTGTTTAGAGTAAATCAAGGTAAATTCATACAACGTGGGTGCATTTGGTttacgtaaatgtcaaaaaccataagaaCTGCgaattaattttatgaaatttttctttcataaaactttgtgataaaaatatattctaaattgAATAATGAATGATTTCGAcagattaatttgcaaaatttaagtgagcgcctgaagttaagtaaaacttaattttttttgtaaaaaaacataaaaatgaaaaaaattatattacgaatgaatccTTATTGCGAATAGATAATTTCACTCTGGCAgagtatttttcaatatttggccataaagTAGCAGCAGCCGGCCGGGTAAATACCTCACACAGGTTTTGCTATATAAAGAGTTCTTgaacagactttttttagttaatctcttacatagtgtatatataaaacaatattgtttaatttgttaacatttaatagatttcaaaattaagccataacgtaaaAACACGCTGCCGCTGTGtggttaaatttttcatatgtgtttcttaatataaagtgttccggaagagattctttttaattaattactttatatACAGAATGtttatatgttaacatttaataaaaaaataatgtttttcttaaattaaatatttgtatgtataccaattatatcattatttaaataaaatgaggttcgtttacgagatgcttggtatttttagaatattttacttaaatcatACTTATTTTTAACTTGAAACTACGttaaccaggcgaattaagaaaaaaattatcagctgactGAATAACACCACCTTGTATGAATTCACATTGGAGtgaattatttataatgttaataTAGTATCAGTTGATCCCGCAAAGGACAGGTTTCTTACattaggcttaacttgctgttagattaaactcggaacaaatttaggcgaattttaaccgatgattgtggtTTTCAGTTATGGTTAAGagatcagttaactttgtaAGTATTGCCAACTTTGCAGTCTAAAACATAGAATAatgaacataattttaaaattactattttattttgttttttattacttattttagtttttcctcatttttatattttgtattaaacattttcgGTGGATCCGCACCTGTGTTAGGACTTATAGGtttatgtgtataaaataataattctatagttattctatagtttatatataaa
The window above is part of the Lucilia cuprina isolate Lc7/37 chromosome 6, ASM2204524v1, whole genome shotgun sequence genome. Proteins encoded here:
- the LOC111675383 gene encoding protein late bloomer, which gives rise to MTSTSTIKRFIYIFDILCTLLAAVLIGFGIYVILTYETDEMASIASYAYMGVGVSVIVVLLFLTIGAARENVCCTITFIILMIVVILAQVVVTFLLTKSKENISSNLSNTLDNTWDDEIKNPGAMSHYESWFKCCGRASPQDYIVNGRLPPNSCFENNDSSIPENLIESGCRIKFDQYWTNLLNIFNIVAWVLIGLELVITLISCCLCNSIRNDRRRTYY